In Helicobacter ibis, a genomic segment contains:
- a CDS encoding acylneuraminate cytidylyltransferase family protein yields the protein MTLALIPARGGSKGVKNKNMYIINNEPLIFWTIKAAKESKYIDKIVLSSDDDKILKFGNDCGIDTLKRPKKLAQDNSSTESVLLHTIKNNNNFDNFMILQPTSPLRTTKHINKAFKIFTKSNANALISVTQHDNKILKAFIINENGLTGICNNTYPFLPRQKLPKVYLSNGAIYIIKKDSFLQTNNLCPVNTKCFVMNDIDSLDCDSIEDLILAEQFLKLYS from the coding sequence ATGACTTTGGCACTGATACCAGCTAGAGGCGGCTCAAAAGGTGTTAAAAATAAAAATATGTATATTATAAATAATGAGCCTTTGATTTTTTGGACTATTAAAGCAGCCAAAGAATCTAAGTATATAGATAAGATAGTCCTAAGTAGCGATGATGACAAAATACTAAAGTTTGGAAATGACTGCGGTATAGATACATTAAAAAGACCAAAAAAACTAGCACAAGATAATAGCTCAACCGAGTCTGTATTACTTCATACCATAAAAAACAATAATAATTTTGATAATTTTATGATTCTACAACCAACATCCCCACTAAGAACCACAAAACATATAAATAAAGCATTTAAAATATTCACAAAATCAAACGCAAATGCACTAATTAGCGTCACTCAACACGACAATAAAATATTAAAAGCATTTATAATAAACGAAAACGGCTTAACTGGAATTTGTAACAATACATATCCTTTTCTACCAAGACAAAAATTGCCAAAAGTATATTTAAGTAATGGTGCCATATATATAATCAAAAAAGATTCATTTTTACAAACAAATAACCTATGTCCTGTTAATACAAAATGTTTTGTTATGAATGATATAGATAGTCTAGATTGTGATAGTATAGAAGATTTAATATTGGCTGAACAATTTTTAAAACTATATAGTTAA
- the rlmB gene encoding 23S rRNA (guanosine(2251)-2'-O)-methyltransferase RlmB: MIVYGRRIVELVVKRHKELIKTIYLSKEIDKKFFHSLKLLNKPIIKLDSKKAQSLARGGNHQGYLLEIESLKQTSLKEVCQMEFVLVLCGVSDVGNIGSIFRTAYALGVSSIVICGVNNFKQEGAIRASAGAMFDMQFCVEKNALDVINVLKNSQFILFGTSINGEILDNIPRQEKIALFLGNEEVGLTNKVISKMDHVLTIPFKRDFDSLNVGIAGGILIDRINSWKN; the protein is encoded by the coding sequence ATGATTGTGTATGGTAGGCGTATAGTCGAACTTGTGGTAAAAAGGCACAAAGAGTTAATAAAAACAATTTATCTATCCAAAGAAATTGATAAAAAATTTTTTCATTCCTTAAAGTTACTTAATAAACCAATTATAAAATTAGATTCCAAAAAAGCCCAAAGCCTTGCTAGAGGTGGGAATCATCAAGGATATCTATTAGAGATAGAATCTTTAAAGCAAACATCGCTAAAAGAAGTTTGTCAAATGGAATTTGTACTTGTATTGTGTGGTGTAAGTGATGTTGGTAATATTGGTTCTATTTTTAGAACCGCTTACGCACTTGGTGTATCTAGTATAGTTATTTGTGGTGTTAATAATTTTAAGCAAGAGGGTGCGATTCGTGCATCGGCTGGAGCTATGTTTGATATGCAGTTTTGCGTAGAGAAAAATGCATTAGATGTCATTAATGTTTTAAAGAATTCGCAATTTATTTTGTTCGGAACTAGCATTAATGGTGAAATTTTGGATAATATACCAAGACAAGAAAAGATAGCCTTATTTTTGGGTAATGAAGAAGTTGGGCTTACAAATAAGGTTATATCAAAAATGGATCATGTTCTGACAATCCCATTTAAGCGTGATTTTGACTCTCTTAATGTAGGTATTGCAGGTGGAATTTTAATAGATAGGATAAACTCATGGAAGAATTAG
- a CDS encoding ABC transporter ATP-binding protein, with product MAILKINNIYKSFGKTDVLNGVNLSLEHGEIISILGESGCGKSSFLGAISGFFSIDGGEIYIKDCLVSSKDRCISPQNRNVGILFQDYALFPHLSVRDNICFGILQLTKQEQKKRLDEVIDILQISSLLDRYPNELSGGQAQRVALARTIVFRPTIILFDEPFSNLNHTLSVQMRRDIKAIIRDHNLSAIFVTHDKDDAFFLSDNIALMKNGKIIDTGSPNTLYHNPKTMEVALFLGNASFIHNCENMPYELVKFLEKKNFIVRTCDFCLSTSKTDIPVEVIESVFYGDYYEITLNLFGNIISINSSKDVKSGEILYLKLAN from the coding sequence ATGGCGATTTTAAAAATTAATAATATATATAAATCATTTGGTAAGACAGATGTCCTAAATGGTGTGAATCTATCTTTAGAGCATGGAGAGATAATTAGTATTTTAGGTGAGAGTGGATGTGGTAAGAGTTCGTTTCTTGGTGCTATTTCTGGATTTTTTAGCATTGATGGTGGTGAGATTTATATAAAAGATTGTCTAGTTTCAAGCAAAGATAGATGTATATCTCCACAAAATAGAAATGTTGGAATCTTATTTCAAGACTATGCTTTATTTCCACATTTAAGCGTTAGAGATAATATCTGCTTTGGTATCTTGCAACTAACCAAGCAAGAACAGAAAAAAAGACTAGATGAGGTTATAGATATTTTGCAGATAAGTTCTCTTTTGGATAGATATCCAAATGAGCTTAGCGGTGGTCAAGCACAAAGAGTAGCATTGGCTAGAACTATAGTGTTTAGACCAACAATTATTTTGTTTGATGAACCATTTTCGAATCTAAATCATACCTTAAGTGTTCAAATGAGAAGAGACATAAAAGCTATAATAAGGGATCATAACTTAAGTGCGATATTTGTTACACATGATAAAGATGATGCATTTTTCTTATCGGATAATATTGCACTTATGAAAAATGGCAAAATAATAGACACAGGTAGTCCTAATACCCTATACCACAACCCAAAGACAATGGAAGTAGCATTATTTTTAGGGAATGCTAGTTTTATACATAATTGTGAGAATATGCCATATGAACTTGTGAAATTTTTAGAGAAGAAGAATTTTATTGTTCGAACTTGTGATTTTTGTCTATCTACAAGTAAAACAGATATACCAGTAGAGGTTATTGAGAGCGTGTTTTATGGTGATTATTATGAGATTACTTTGAATCTTTTTGGAAACATAATTAGCATAAATAGCTCTAAAGATGTAAAAAGCGGAGAGATTTTATATTTGAAATTGGCTAACTAA
- a CDS encoding LL-diaminopimelate aminotransferase — MFSEIEFDKIKRLPKYVFASINEIKLQMRQNGEDVIDFSMGNPDGATPQHIIDKLTESAQKPKNHGYSASKGIYKLRLAIADMYKRKYNVSLDPDLEVCVSLGSKEGYAHLIQAIANYGDTAIVAEPAYPIHYYAFILAGANVATFGLKWNDNYELDVESYFNSLQEALNNTMPKPKFVVTNFPHNPTTIVVYKEFYERLVKLAKKERFYIINDIAYADLSFDGYVAPSILEVEGAKDVAVESYTLSKSYNMAGWRVGCIVGNQRLVGALQKIKSWLDYGIYTPIQIASTIALNEDQSCVKEISDKYEKRAEVLIDSFKAAGWEMKKPRASMFIWAKIPKCVEHLGSMEFSTRLLKEAKIAVSPGVGFGNHGDLYVRIALIENENRIRQASRNLKQFLKQFS; from the coding sequence ATGTTTAGTGAAATAGAGTTTGATAAGATTAAAAGGTTGCCAAAGTATGTTTTTGCTTCTATTAATGAAATAAAGTTGCAAATGAGACAAAATGGAGAAGATGTAATTGACTTTAGTATGGGGAATCCAGATGGTGCTACGCCTCAACATATAATAGACAAATTAACAGAATCAGCACAAAAACCAAAAAATCACGGATATTCTGCTAGTAAGGGAATCTACAAATTGCGTCTAGCAATAGCTGATATGTATAAGCGAAAATATAATGTAAGTTTAGATCCTGATTTAGAAGTATGTGTTAGTCTTGGTTCAAAAGAAGGCTATGCACATTTAATACAAGCTATCGCAAACTATGGAGATACCGCAATAGTTGCAGAACCAGCATATCCTATACATTACTACGCTTTTATTTTGGCAGGTGCAAATGTAGCTACATTTGGGCTAAAATGGAATGATAATTACGAATTAGATGTTGAATCTTATTTTAATTCACTACAAGAAGCATTAAATAATACAATGCCAAAGCCGAAGTTTGTCGTTACTAACTTCCCGCATAATCCAACAACAATAGTGGTGTATAAGGAATTTTATGAGCGTTTGGTAAAGCTTGCAAAAAAAGAGAGATTCTACATTATTAATGATATTGCATATGCTGATTTGAGCTTTGATGGATATGTAGCACCATCTATTTTAGAAGTAGAAGGCGCAAAAGATGTTGCAGTTGAAAGCTATACGCTATCTAAAAGCTATAATATGGCAGGTTGGAGAGTTGGGTGCATTGTGGGCAATCAAAGATTAGTAGGTGCATTGCAAAAAATAAAAAGTTGGCTTGATTATGGGATATATACTCCTATACAAATTGCATCAACGATAGCTTTAAACGAAGATCAAAGTTGCGTAAAAGAAATATCAGATAAATACGAAAAAAGAGCAGAAGTTTTAATTGATAGCTTTAAAGCTGCAGGTTGGGAAATGAAAAAACCAAGAGCTAGTATGTTTATATGGGCGAAGATTCCAAAATGTGTAGAACATTTGGGTAGTATGGAGTTTTCTACTAGATTATTAAAGGAAGCAAAAATCGCAGTAAGTCCCGGGGTTGGGTTTGGGAATCATGGGGATTTGTATGTGAGGATTGCATTAATTGAAAATGAAAATAGAATCCGTCAAGCTAGTAGGAATCTAAAGCAATTTTTAAAGCAATTTTCATAA
- a CDS encoding ABC transporter permease → MKFLTKKWSVVAIFVCILVLLPIFAIILHVPFIDINTLVHLSKNVLPRYILGSTFILFGTLLLCLVFGLLSAYLIAFYDFFASRFFEWLLILPLAIPSYVMGFIWVDLFEFGGVIPELFGVDKRIDIMNPYGAIIILSFALYPYVYFFAKNTFSYGLGNILLSAKSLKVSNLKIFFKIVLPFCRVGIVGALLLVAMETLSDYGLVAYFGVDTFSAGIFRTWGSGGDSTSAVALSVGLLIFIAVLMLLEYYQRGNRAYTQNTFIQTPRDKLKGIKSFLAFLWCFSMVFVAFIVPIWWLLYWVKFDFLINLDNAMLPAFYSFFVSIVSAILIVCVSYYLCFVVRMNDNKLSKIIIWITTLGYSLPGAVVAVGILVILGVLNYVLDFLSFEYAVGGGFLVLFFGYFVRFLASGIFSVQSGYARILKNIDYASLSLKVKPFCIFKNIHFPLIKNYLALSIVIICIDILKELPISTILSPSGFQTLSSLVFAYSENELIYNVSLPSLIIVLFGIIPVLLMNYLQNKNNQKEINGDFKN, encoded by the coding sequence TTGAAATTTTTAACTAAAAAATGGTCTGTTGTTGCTATTTTTGTGTGCATTTTGGTGCTATTGCCAATATTTGCCATAATATTGCATGTGCCATTTATTGATATTAATACCTTAGTGCATTTATCCAAAAATGTGTTGCCTAGATATATTTTAGGTAGCACATTTATTTTGTTTGGGACATTATTGTTATGTCTTGTTTTTGGGCTTTTGAGTGCTTATTTGATTGCTTTTTATGATTTTTTTGCTTCTAGATTCTTTGAATGGTTGCTTATATTACCATTGGCTATTCCTTCTTATGTTATGGGATTTATTTGGGTTGATTTGTTTGAATTTGGTGGAGTTATACCAGAGTTATTTGGGGTTGATAAGCGTATTGATATAATGAATCCTTATGGTGCAATTATTATTTTATCTTTTGCATTATATCCATATGTTTATTTCTTTGCTAAAAATACATTTTCATATGGGCTTGGCAATATATTACTTAGTGCAAAATCTCTAAAAGTATCTAATTTAAAAATATTTTTTAAGATAGTTTTGCCTTTTTGTAGAGTTGGTATTGTAGGTGCATTATTACTTGTTGCTATGGAGACTTTGAGCGATTATGGTCTTGTGGCGTATTTTGGTGTGGATACATTTAGTGCCGGTATTTTTAGGACTTGGGGGAGTGGTGGAGATAGCACTAGTGCTGTTGCTTTAAGCGTTGGGTTATTGATATTTATCGCAGTTTTGATGTTGTTAGAGTATTACCAAAGAGGAAATAGGGCATATACGCAAAATACATTCATACAAACCCCAAGAGATAAATTAAAGGGAATAAAATCATTTTTAGCATTTTTATGGTGCTTTTCTATGGTGTTTGTTGCATTTATTGTGCCTATATGGTGGCTTTTGTATTGGGTTAAGTTTGATTTTTTGATAAATTTAGATAATGCAATGTTGCCTGCATTTTATAGCTTTTTTGTATCGATTGTTAGTGCTATTTTGATTGTGTGTGTATCTTATTATTTATGCTTTGTTGTGCGTATGAATGATAACAAACTATCTAAAATAATAATATGGATAACAACTCTTGGATATTCTCTGCCCGGTGCTGTTGTTGCTGTTGGAATCTTAGTTATACTTGGTGTTTTAAATTATGTGTTAGATTTTTTATCTTTTGAATATGCTGTTGGTGGTGGGTTTTTGGTTTTATTTTTTGGCTATTTTGTGAGATTTTTGGCTTCTGGTATTTTTTCTGTGCAAAGTGGATATGCAAGAATCTTAAAAAATATAGATTATGCTAGTTTATCACTCAAAGTCAAGCCATTTTGTATTTTTAAAAATATACACTTTCCTTTAATAAAAAATTATTTAGCATTATCAATCGTTATTATTTGCATAGACATACTAAAAGAATTGCCTATTTCAACTATATTATCTCCAAGTGGATTTCAAACTCTATCATCGTTGGTGTTTGCATATAGCGAAAACGAGCTAATTTATAATGTATCTTTACCATCGTTAATTATTGTTTTATTTGGAATCATTCCTGTACTTTTAATGAATTATTTGCAAAATAAGAATAATCAAAAGGAAATAAATGGCGATTTTAAAAATTAA
- a CDS encoding heavy metal translocating P-type ATPase gives MRKCDHCHLEFDDDSLHIANINGKDKYFCCNGCEGVYRLLDSEDLGGFYDKLGSNTLSPVSKNTSSLNQYDTEAFIEKYVSKDGDKCSISLVLEKIHCVACIWLNERILLKQNGIFSVNINYTNNKANIVFDITKIKPSQIVKIVRLIGYDAHVYDASLQENYARKEKRDYYIKLSVGIFCVMNIMWIAVAQYAGYFSGISNDMRDILNVAGFVLSTPVLFFSGIIFWRGAIAAFRHKMPNMDLLVISGATLAYVYSIYASFTGGETYFESVAMIITFVLFGKFLEIRGKNSAADSLDRLNSQMPLDVNVIRDSKSVRVPVREVEVGEIVSVCAGERIALDGELISEVALCDESSISGESELVEKANGDRIYSGTMAINFAFNYKIGKQFKNSIMTSIVNMVEDSLNTRPKIENLATNISRYFSLVMFVVAGIAFCVWYFALGSSFDRSLMVAISVIIIACPCALALATPLALLVGIGEAINKKILFKESKMLETISHATTLVLDKTGTITKGALSIKFMKSFMNLKDSNYELQVLIQIINQNSHPISLALRNEFSCHYEFLEFTSIEEISTKGVVAKINNDLFLAGNFDLLLEYGVGISSEILDNDYEGSIFCFAKNDKLLLFCVLEDEIKEEAYESISRLKGLGLRIVLLSGDNKRACEKVANSLKIDEYYYKQTPLDKANFIDRLHKEGEVVVMAGDGINDSVALSKSDIAIAMGGGIDLAISVSDVVVLDSKMSGVLDSFIIGKNTYKFIKQNLAISLIYNAFTIPLAMVGFVIPLIAALSMSLSSLVVVLNSLRLKNI, from the coding sequence ATGAGAAAATGTGATCATTGTCATTTAGAGTTTGATGATGATTCTTTGCATATTGCAAATATAAATGGTAAAGATAAGTATTTTTGTTGCAATGGATGTGAGGGTGTGTATAGACTTTTAGATAGTGAGGATTTAGGTGGGTTTTATGATAAGCTTGGGAGTAATACGCTAAGTCCGGTATCTAAAAATACAAGCTCACTTAATCAATATGACACAGAAGCATTTATAGAAAAGTATGTTAGCAAAGATGGTGATAAATGTAGCATTTCGCTTGTTTTAGAGAAGATTCATTGTGTTGCTTGTATTTGGCTTAATGAGAGGATATTATTAAAGCAAAATGGAATCTTTAGCGTTAATATAAACTACACAAACAATAAAGCAAATATTGTATTTGATATAACAAAAATAAAACCATCACAAATAGTAAAAATAGTGCGACTAATAGGCTATGATGCACATGTTTATGACGCATCGTTGCAAGAAAATTATGCAAGAAAAGAAAAAAGAGATTATTACATAAAGTTAAGTGTTGGAATCTTTTGTGTAATGAATATTATGTGGATTGCCGTTGCACAATATGCAGGATATTTTAGTGGAATCTCAAATGATATGAGAGATATACTAAATGTAGCTGGGTTTGTGCTATCTACGCCTGTGTTGTTTTTTAGTGGGATTATTTTTTGGCGTGGTGCTATTGCTGCTTTTAGGCATAAAATGCCAAATATGGATTTGCTTGTCATTAGTGGTGCGACTTTGGCTTATGTTTATTCGATATATGCAAGTTTTACTGGTGGAGAGACTTATTTTGAATCTGTTGCTATGATTATTACTTTTGTTTTGTTTGGGAAATTTTTAGAAATAAGGGGTAAAAATAGTGCTGCTGATAGCCTTGATAGGCTGAATTCTCAAATGCCACTTGATGTTAATGTTATAAGAGATTCTAAGAGTGTTCGTGTGCCTGTTAGGGAAGTAGAAGTAGGTGAGATAGTATCTGTGTGTGCAGGTGAGAGGATAGCATTAGATGGTGAGTTAATATCTGAAGTTGCATTATGCGATGAAAGCTCTATAAGTGGTGAATCTGAATTAGTAGAGAAAGCAAATGGAGATAGAATCTATTCTGGGACTATGGCTATTAATTTTGCTTTTAATTATAAAATAGGTAAACAATTTAAAAATTCTATTATGACTTCGATTGTAAATATGGTAGAAGATTCTCTAAACACTCGCCCAAAGATAGAAAATCTAGCTACAAATATTTCTAGGTATTTTTCTCTTGTGATGTTTGTCGTGGCTGGTATTGCATTTTGTGTTTGGTATTTTGCATTAGGTTCATCATTTGATAGAAGTTTAATGGTGGCTATATCTGTTATTATTATCGCATGTCCTTGTGCATTAGCACTTGCTACACCACTTGCATTGCTAGTTGGGATAGGTGAGGCGATAAATAAAAAAATACTCTTTAAAGAATCTAAAATGTTAGAGACTATATCTCATGCTACAACTCTAGTTTTAGATAAGACTGGAACAATTACTAAAGGTGCTTTATCTATTAAGTTTATGAAAAGTTTTATGAATCTTAAAGATTCTAACTATGAATTACAAGTCTTAATACAAATTATAAACCAAAATTCACACCCAATATCTTTGGCATTAAGAAATGAATTTAGTTGTCATTATGAGTTTTTAGAATTTACATCTATAGAAGAAATAAGCACAAAAGGAGTGGTGGCAAAAATAAATAATGATTTATTTTTGGCTGGGAATTTTGATCTTTTATTGGAGTATGGAGTTGGCATTAGTAGTGAAATTTTAGATAATGATTATGAGGGCAGTATTTTTTGCTTTGCCAAAAATGACAAGTTGCTTTTATTTTGTGTATTAGAAGATGAAATAAAAGAAGAAGCATATGAATCTATAAGTAGGTTAAAGGGATTAGGCTTAAGAATCGTGCTTTTAAGCGGGGATAACAAAAGAGCCTGTGAAAAAGTAGCTAATAGCCTAAAAATAGATGAATATTATTATAAACAAACTCCGCTAGACAAGGCAAATTTTATAGATAGATTACATAAGGAAGGCGAAGTTGTTGTTATGGCTGGTGATGGAATAAATGATTCTGTTGCACTTAGCAAGAGTGATATTGCGATTGCTATGGGTGGTGGGATAGATTTAGCAATAAGTGTAAGTGATGTGGTTGTGCTAGATTCTAAGATGAGTGGAGTTTTAGATTCTTTTATAATAGGAAAAAATACATATAAGTTTATAAAGCAAAATTTAGCAATTTCTCTTATTTATAATGCTTTTACAATCCCTCTTGCGATGGTTGGATTTGTTATACCTCTTATTGCTGCATTATCTATGTCGCTTAGTTCTTTAGTGGTTGTTTTAAATAGTTTGAGGTTAAAAAATATATAA
- a CDS encoding Fe(3+) ABC transporter substrate-binding protein, which yields MKFKMLLVSLFSVGFLFSQELTIYSHRHYDTDKGIFKLFSDETGIKINVVQAKANELAKRLEVEGKNSKADLFMTADAGNLEQVRVNDLFVPVTSKTLDELSPKELRGKDNTWYAFTTRARIIVASKDRVKDGAIKTYEDLTKPEWKGKVLVRSSNNVYNISLLSSMIDSIGEEKAREWASGIVKNLARTPKGADRDQVRAIYAKEGDVAISNSYYLGHLANSKNEKDVEAFNSVKVIFPNQDDRGTHINVSGIGVLKTSKNKEVAVRFIEFMLSPKAQEMLTNQNYEYPVNKSVKPNKLLQSWGEFKIEKPNFEAYYGNAKESLKIFDEVQWK from the coding sequence ATGAAATTTAAAATGCTTTTGGTATCACTTTTTAGTGTTGGTTTTTTATTTTCACAAGAATTGACTATTTATTCTCATCGTCATTATGATACGGACAAGGGGATATTTAAGCTTTTTTCCGATGAGACTGGTATTAAGATTAATGTTGTTCAAGCAAAGGCAAATGAATTAGCAAAGAGATTAGAAGTTGAGGGTAAAAACTCAAAAGCAGATTTATTTATGACTGCTGATGCTGGTAATTTGGAGCAAGTTAGGGTGAATGATTTGTTTGTTCCTGTTACCTCTAAAACATTAGATGAGTTATCTCCTAAAGAATTAAGAGGTAAAGATAATACATGGTATGCTTTTACAACTAGAGCTAGAATCATAGTAGCCTCAAAAGATAGAGTAAAAGATGGTGCTATAAAAACTTATGAAGACTTAACTAAGCCAGAATGGAAAGGCAAAGTGCTAGTTAGAAGTTCGAACAATGTTTATAACATCTCTCTACTTAGCTCTATGATAGATTCTATAGGTGAAGAAAAGGCTAGAGAATGGGCAAGTGGCATAGTTAAGAATCTAGCTAGAACACCAAAGGGTGCAGATAGAGATCAAGTGCGTGCAATTTATGCTAAAGAAGGTGATGTTGCTATTTCTAATAGTTATTATTTAGGACATCTTGCTAATTCTAAGAATGAAAAAGATGTAGAGGCTTTTAATTCTGTTAAAGTTATTTTCCCAAATCAAGATGATAGGGGCACTCATATAAATGTAAGTGGAATTGGTGTGTTAAAAACCTCTAAAAACAAAGAAGTAGCAGTTAGATTCATAGAATTTATGCTAAGTCCTAAAGCACAAGAAATGCTAACTAACCAAAACTATGAATATCCTGTAAATAAAAGTGTAAAACCTAATAAACTTCTACAAAGCTGGGGCGAGTTTAAAATAGAAAAGCCAAACTTTGAAGCATATTATGGTAATGCTAAAGAATCTTTAAAGATATTTGATGAAGTTCAATGGAAATAG
- the htpG gene encoding molecular chaperone HtpG: MAKHTFQTEVNQILDLMIHSLYSNKEIFLRELVSNASDALDKLQYLTLTDEKLKSFSFTPKIDISFDSEKNTLTISDSGIGMNEQDLIENLGTIAKSGTKNFLSKLSGDKKKDSALIGQFGVGFYSAFMVANKIIVTTKKAGEEEAYAWISDGSGEFEIEKCTKDSHGSEIKLYLKEDEKEFTSRWRIEEIVKKYSDHIPFPIFLHYTETKTEGEGDSKKEIIEEKNEQINKASALWRVAKKDLKEEEYKEFYKSLSYDSADPLAWIHTKVEGSLEYTTLFYIPQNSPFDLYRVDYKSGVKLYVKRVFITDDDKELLPPYLRFVRGIIDSEDLPLNVSREILQQNKILATIKSASTKKILSEIESLQKNDEKYSKFYKEFGRCLKEGVYSDFENKEKLLELLRFTSSKSDDKEISFKTYKERMKENQKSIYFLQGEDLELLKNSPLLESYKQKDIEVLFFSDEIDGIVMPMVHEFDKTPLRSITSKEAMEEVGTDEINDETKEKYKNVLERIGKILQNEVKEVRLSSRLVNNPCCLMEDSDNPNAAMMKMMKQMGMNNNLPEEKPILELNPNHNIIQKLIDSKNNDEDMAYLLLEQAKLLEGGKIKDINSFVARINKIIENTL; the protein is encoded by the coding sequence ATGGCAAAACATACTTTTCAAACAGAAGTCAATCAAATACTGGACTTAATGATTCATTCTCTATATTCTAATAAAGAAATTTTCTTGCGTGAACTTGTAAGCAACGCTTCTGACGCACTTGATAAACTACAATATCTAACACTAACAGATGAAAAATTAAAATCATTTTCTTTTACCCCAAAAATTGATATTAGCTTTGATAGCGAGAAAAATACTCTAACAATAAGTGATAGTGGTATAGGAATGAATGAACAAGATTTAATAGAAAATCTAGGAACAATCGCAAAAAGTGGCACAAAAAACTTCTTATCAAAACTAAGTGGAGACAAGAAAAAAGATTCTGCACTTATTGGACAATTTGGTGTTGGATTTTATTCAGCATTTATGGTAGCTAACAAGATTATTGTTACTACAAAAAAAGCAGGGGAAGAAGAAGCTTATGCTTGGATTAGTGATGGAAGCGGTGAGTTTGAGATTGAAAAATGCACAAAAGATTCACATGGAAGCGAAATAAAGCTCTATCTAAAAGAAGACGAAAAAGAATTTACAAGTCGCTGGAGAATTGAAGAAATAGTTAAAAAATATTCAGATCACATTCCATTCCCTATTTTTTTGCACTACACAGAAACAAAAACAGAAGGAGAGGGAGATTCTAAAAAGGAAATCATAGAAGAAAAAAACGAGCAAATCAACAAAGCTTCAGCCCTTTGGAGAGTTGCCAAAAAGGATTTAAAAGAAGAAGAATATAAAGAGTTCTACAAATCTCTAAGCTATGATAGTGCTGATCCACTAGCTTGGATTCATACAAAAGTAGAAGGTAGCTTAGAATATACAACACTCTTTTATATCCCACAAAATTCACCTTTTGATCTTTATAGAGTAGATTATAAATCTGGTGTAAAACTTTATGTAAAAAGAGTGTTTATCACAGATGATGACAAAGAGCTTTTACCTCCATATTTACGCTTTGTAAGGGGTATTATAGATAGTGAAGACTTACCACTTAATGTAAGTAGGGAAATCTTACAGCAAAACAAGATTTTAGCAACTATTAAATCTGCTTCTACAAAGAAAATATTAAGCGAAATTGAATCTTTGCAAAAAAATGACGAAAAATATTCAAAGTTCTATAAAGAATTTGGAAGATGCCTAAAAGAAGGTGTTTACAGCGATTTTGAAAACAAAGAAAAACTACTAGAGCTTTTAAGATTTACCTCAAGCAAGAGTGATGACAAAGAAATTTCTTTTAAAACCTATAAAGAAAGAATGAAAGAAAATCAAAAGTCAATTTATTTCTTGCAAGGTGAGGATTTAGAGCTTCTTAAAAACTCTCCACTACTAGAGAGTTATAAGCAAAAAGATATTGAAGTGCTATTCTTTAGTGATGAAATAGATGGAATCGTAATGCCTATGGTGCATGAGTTTGATAAAACTCCTCTTAGAAGCATTACAAGCAAAGAAGCGATGGAAGAAGTAGGCACAGATGAAATAAATGATGAAACAAAAGAAAAATACAAAAATGTATTAGAAAGAATTGGCAAAATACTTCAAAATGAGGTAAAAGAAGTAAGACTAAGTAGCAGACTTGTAAATAATCCATGCTGCTTAATGGAGGATAGTGATAATCCAAATGCTGCAATGATGAAAATGATGAAACAAATGGGTATGAATAATAATCTACCAGAAGAAAAACCAATACTAGAGCTAAATCCAAATCACAACATAATACAAAAGCTAATAGATAGCAAGAACAATGATGAAGATATGGCTTATTTATTATTAGAACAAGCAAAGCTACTAGAAGGCGGAAAAATAAAGGATATAAACTCTTTTGTAGCTAGAATCAACAAAATAATAGAAAATACATTATAG